In Corallococcus caeni, the following are encoded in one genomic region:
- a CDS encoding AraC family transcriptional regulator, with amino-acid sequence MHRVRVVRHASERGGWEMALATPPPALAPLVRDYCGYREAMPQPMRRQELPGVQVVLILEFGPLLKHLDDAGRVTRHRSGFVAGLDERWSTTEHGGVSHGLQVNLTPLGARSVFGVPMHELSHRVTGLEDLWGGEARRLVEQLEEAPDWETRFARADAFLLQRVERGPRVEAGVRWAVERIQRTGGQVDIATLAGELGHSHKHLIHQFHEQVGLPPRRLARLLRFDRAVERIKAGGPVRWAELAVELGYFDQAHLNRDFRQFTGGPPSALLRRSLPDAGGFESGSQVKSVQEAAEGDGQDAR; translated from the coding sequence ATGCATCGCGTCCGGGTGGTGCGCCACGCGTCCGAGCGGGGCGGTTGGGAGATGGCGCTGGCCACGCCGCCGCCGGCGCTGGCGCCGCTGGTCCGGGACTACTGCGGCTATCGCGAGGCCATGCCCCAGCCGATGCGCCGGCAGGAACTGCCCGGCGTGCAGGTGGTGCTCATCCTGGAGTTCGGACCGCTGCTGAAGCACCTGGACGACGCGGGCCGGGTGACGCGCCACCGCTCCGGCTTCGTCGCGGGCCTGGACGAGCGCTGGAGCACCACCGAGCACGGCGGCGTGTCCCACGGGCTCCAGGTGAACCTCACGCCCCTGGGCGCCCGGAGTGTCTTCGGCGTGCCCATGCACGAGCTGTCTCACCGCGTGACGGGCCTGGAGGACCTGTGGGGAGGCGAGGCGCGGCGGCTGGTGGAGCAGCTCGAGGAGGCGCCGGACTGGGAGACGCGCTTTGCTCGCGCGGACGCCTTCCTCCTCCAGCGCGTGGAGCGCGGGCCCAGGGTGGAGGCCGGGGTGCGGTGGGCGGTGGAGCGCATCCAGCGCACGGGAGGCCAGGTGGACATCGCCACGCTGGCGGGTGAGCTGGGCCACAGCCACAAGCACCTCATCCACCAGTTCCATGAGCAGGTGGGGCTGCCTCCGCGAAGGCTGGCGCGCCTGCTGCGCTTCGACCGGGCGGTGGAGCGCATCAAGGCGGGAGGTCCGGTGCGCTGGGCGGAGCTGGCGGTGGAGCTGGGCTACTTCGACCAGGCGCACCTGAACCGGGACTTCCGCCAGTTCACCGGGGGACCGCCGTCCGCCCTGCTGCGCCGCTCGCTCCCCGACGCGGGGGGCTTCGAATCTGGCTCGCAGGTGAAATCCGTACAAGAAGCGGCGGAGGGGGATGGGCAGGATGCGCGGTGA
- a CDS encoding SRPBCC family protein, whose product MIHSTATVPVNPEGESRLTRAQAWKGLVLKARDARLFLPPGICTRCDVVEESASHIVREATIAGADLREIITFEPQGKVTFFQSTGPREGAIINELFEDADGTLQLRFYCYLGLRGKAPNGPEARAEQEWMSSDKGYKSALLSTLKRTRELLAEGRL is encoded by the coding sequence ATGATCCATTCGACCGCCACCGTCCCGGTGAACCCCGAAGGCGAGAGCCGGCTGACCCGCGCGCAGGCCTGGAAGGGCCTGGTCCTCAAGGCCCGCGACGCCCGCCTGTTCCTCCCGCCCGGCATCTGCACCCGTTGTGACGTCGTCGAGGAGAGTGCCTCTCACATCGTGCGTGAAGCCACGATTGCAGGAGCCGATCTGCGCGAAATCATCACGTTCGAGCCGCAGGGCAAGGTCACCTTCTTCCAGTCCACCGGTCCGCGCGAGGGCGCCATCATCAACGAGCTGTTCGAGGACGCCGACGGCACGCTCCAGCTCCGCTTCTATTGCTACCTCGGCCTGCGAGGCAAAGCGCCGAACGGCCCCGAGGCGCGCGCCGAGCAGGAGTGGATGAGCAGCGACAAGGGCTACAAGAGCGCCTTGCTGTCGACGCTGAAGCGGACGCGCGAGCTGCTCGCCGAGGGCCGGCTCTGA
- a CDS encoding VOC family protein, giving the protein MSMPLPSIYPFLHYADPEAALRFLKHAFGCEERVVYRKPDGALAHVELTLGHGLVMFGGAEGGRLKMAASNQVPLKNQGIYVVVTDPDALYARAKAAGASIAMELHDTDYGSRDFSALDPEGNIWSFGTYQPLAVTPPKG; this is encoded by the coding sequence ATGTCCATGCCCCTGCCCAGCATCTATCCCTTCCTCCACTACGCGGACCCGGAGGCCGCCCTGCGCTTCCTGAAGCACGCCTTCGGCTGCGAGGAGCGCGTCGTCTACCGCAAGCCTGACGGCGCCCTGGCCCACGTGGAGCTGACGTTGGGCCACGGGTTGGTGATGTTTGGCGGCGCGGAGGGTGGCCGGCTGAAGATGGCCGCGTCGAACCAGGTACCGCTGAAGAACCAGGGCATCTACGTGGTGGTGACGGACCCGGATGCGCTGTACGCGCGAGCGAAGGCGGCGGGCGCGAGCATCGCCATGGAACTGCACGACACGGACTACGGCTCGCGGGACTTCAGCGCGCTGGACCCCGAGGGGAACATCTGGAGCTTCGGCACGTACCAGCCGCTCGCGGTGACGCCGCCCAAGGGGTGA
- the sitA6 gene encoding SitA6 family polymorphic toxin lipoprotein — translation MKKSLTFCALMLWMAACASSTPLQQRWDEAEAECADASADACVTLVCGDTACGFFRCEDVPGEVVLARGLPPRPPPAAVAPAPGSGPRRNWGGSMGLPGDAEPVMVFPWYGNPKPVPPLRQLPAGRFEKHHIFPQAPDLAAWFKGKGIDIHQFTIPIPVHVHRRIHSDGPKGGLWNKAWREFRDTNGGAPQEEIFKHAGELIYRFQLLGGPIQQYN, via the coding sequence ATGAAGAAGAGCCTTACGTTCTGTGCACTGATGCTGTGGATGGCGGCGTGCGCATCCAGCACGCCGCTGCAGCAGCGGTGGGACGAAGCCGAAGCGGAGTGCGCTGACGCGAGCGCGGATGCCTGTGTGACCCTGGTGTGTGGGGACACGGCCTGCGGCTTCTTCCGGTGCGAGGACGTGCCCGGGGAGGTGGTGCTGGCACGAGGACTGCCGCCACGTCCACCACCCGCGGCGGTAGCGCCCGCACCTGGGAGTGGGCCCCGGCGCAACTGGGGCGGGAGCATGGGCCTACCGGGGGACGCGGAACCGGTGATGGTGTTCCCCTGGTATGGGAACCCCAAGCCCGTGCCTCCGCTGCGGCAGTTGCCGGCGGGGAGGTTCGAGAAGCACCACATCTTCCCTCAGGCCCCGGACCTTGCTGCGTGGTTCAAGGGGAAGGGCATCGACATCCACCAGTTCACGATCCCCATCCCCGTGCATGTCCACCGGCGTATTCACAGCGATGGTCCCAAGGGTGGCCTGTGGAACAAGGCTTGGCGCGAGTTCAGGGATACGAACGGGGGCGCCCCTCAAGAGGAAATCTTCAAGCATGCCGGGGAACTGATCTATCGCTTCCAACTGCTGGGTGGTCCCATCCAGCAGTACAACTGA
- a CDS encoding alpha/beta fold hydrolase has product MSSVRVPALLLSALLLSAPAANAQEAKRAPEALGLGMEGYPYPAPMRFLPVKLEGQDLRMAYMDVKPTGNANGRTVVLLHGKNFFGAYWKDTIRVLTGAGYRVVVPDQIGFGKSSKPAIAYSFHTLASLTRQVLEEVGVKQAAVVGHSMGGMLATRFALMYPEVTTQLVLENPIGLEDYRESVPWKSTEDLYQENLQATEEGLRKYQRGYYVKWKPEYDEYVQVLYRQTLSGEYPRLAWVSAATQTMIYEQPVVHEFPNVKVPTLVVIGQEDRTVVGKGSVPPALLPKLGQYPALGKKTAAAIPGATLVELPNVGHIPHFESPEKWHAALLDFLRKGSK; this is encoded by the coding sequence ATGTCCTCCGTCCGCGTCCCCGCCCTGCTGCTCTCCGCCCTGTTGCTCTCCGCTCCGGCCGCGAACGCGCAGGAAGCGAAACGCGCGCCAGAGGCGCTGGGCCTGGGCATGGAGGGCTACCCCTACCCTGCCCCCATGCGGTTCCTGCCCGTCAAGCTGGAGGGCCAGGACCTGCGCATGGCGTACATGGACGTGAAGCCCACGGGCAACGCCAACGGGCGCACGGTGGTGCTGCTGCACGGCAAGAACTTCTTCGGCGCGTACTGGAAGGACACCATCCGCGTCCTCACCGGCGCGGGCTACCGCGTCGTCGTGCCGGACCAGATTGGCTTCGGCAAGTCGTCCAAGCCGGCCATCGCGTACAGCTTCCACACGCTCGCGTCGCTGACCCGGCAGGTGCTGGAGGAGGTGGGCGTGAAGCAGGCCGCGGTGGTGGGCCACAGCATGGGCGGCATGCTCGCGACGCGCTTCGCGCTGATGTACCCGGAGGTGACCACGCAGCTGGTGCTGGAGAACCCCATCGGGCTGGAGGACTACCGCGAGAGCGTCCCGTGGAAGTCCACCGAGGACCTCTACCAGGAGAACCTCCAGGCCACGGAGGAAGGGCTGCGCAAGTACCAGCGCGGCTACTACGTGAAGTGGAAGCCCGAGTACGACGAATACGTCCAGGTCCTCTACCGCCAGACGCTCAGCGGCGAGTACCCGCGCCTGGCCTGGGTCTCCGCCGCCACGCAGACGATGATCTACGAGCAGCCCGTGGTGCACGAGTTCCCGAACGTGAAGGTGCCCACGCTGGTGGTGATTGGGCAGGAGGACCGCACCGTGGTGGGCAAGGGCAGCGTGCCGCCCGCGCTCCTGCCGAAGCTGGGGCAGTACCCCGCGCTGGGGAAGAAGACCGCCGCCGCCATCCCGGGCGCCACGCTGGTGGAGCTCCCCAACGTGGGCCACATCCCCCACTTCGAGTCGCCGGAGAAGTGGCACGCGGCCCTGCTGGACTTCCTGCGCAAGGGCTCGAAATAG
- the sitI6 gene encoding SitI6 family double-CXXCG motif immunity protein: protein MPPFFWLRDDEAATSLYSGDFDATHKWFLPGIKNCPGCGATWSGWGRQYPAVDLSLIPQHQEFEEPRPEPFHEFVRLRELVRPLVPPDASLPPGTSFGPLTGQASGQFGPFTWQGTSLMLIRRDTLDGLQAAGIRGLLGCKTELRFRKKTPPDILELQIEPRGLLHRDCLPPDLEPPCPTCGRQGFRRPEDPILDGASLPTDRDLFRLDNFSTMIIGTDRFKDAVEQGGWTGISFRELPVR from the coding sequence ATGCCCCCCTTCTTCTGGCTCCGCGACGACGAAGCAGCCACCTCCCTTTACAGCGGAGACTTTGATGCCACGCACAAATGGTTCTTGCCCGGCATCAAGAATTGCCCAGGCTGCGGTGCGACGTGGAGTGGATGGGGACGTCAATACCCCGCCGTGGACCTTTCACTCATCCCACAGCACCAGGAGTTCGAAGAGCCCCGGCCCGAGCCGTTTCACGAGTTTGTCCGTCTCCGGGAACTGGTGCGCCCACTGGTGCCACCGGATGCATCGCTCCCTCCCGGGACAAGCTTCGGTCCGCTCACAGGTCAGGCCTCCGGTCAGTTCGGACCGTTCACCTGGCAGGGAACATCCCTCATGCTCATCCGCCGCGACACGCTCGACGGCCTCCAGGCAGCGGGCATCCGTGGGCTGCTGGGATGCAAGACGGAGCTGCGGTTCCGGAAGAAGACGCCTCCGGACATCCTCGAGCTCCAGATCGAACCGCGCGGCCTGCTGCACCGGGACTGCCTTCCTCCCGACCTGGAGCCGCCCTGTCCCACCTGTGGGCGGCAGGGCTTCCGCCGTCCGGAGGATCCCATCCTCGACGGCGCTTCGTTGCCCACGGACAGGGACCTGTTCCGCTTGGACAACTTCAGCACCATGATCATCGGCACGGACCGCTTCAAGGACGCGGTGGAGCAGGGTGGATGGACGGGCATCTCCTTCCGCGAACTCCCGGTCCGCTAA
- a CDS encoding SRPBCC family protein: MEPKFQVQLKIRKPVAQVFEAVVNPAKLSGYFVTTSSGPLAEGATVKWSFAEAPGEFDVITREVVPNERIVFEWPADGGYNTRVEMRFVPLDAGNTMVKISESGWKPDEKGIKASYDNAGGWMHMMLCLKGYLEYGINLREGGAL, from the coding sequence ATGGAGCCGAAGTTCCAGGTGCAGTTGAAGATCCGCAAGCCGGTGGCGCAGGTGTTCGAGGCGGTGGTGAACCCCGCGAAGCTGAGCGGCTACTTCGTGACGACGAGCAGCGGTCCGCTGGCCGAGGGCGCGACGGTGAAGTGGAGCTTCGCGGAGGCGCCGGGCGAGTTCGACGTCATCACGCGCGAGGTCGTCCCCAACGAGCGCATCGTCTTCGAGTGGCCCGCGGACGGCGGCTACAACACGCGCGTGGAGATGCGCTTCGTGCCGCTGGATGCGGGCAACACGATGGTGAAGATCAGCGAGTCCGGATGGAAGCCGGATGAGAAGGGCATCAAGGCGTCCTACGACAACGCGGGCGGCTGGATGCACATGATGCTCTGCCTCAAGGGTTACCTGGAATACGGCATCAACCTCCGCGAGGGCGGGGCGCTCTGA
- a CDS encoding metalloregulator ArsR/SmtB family transcription factor: MSRSDRDDLIFKALADSRRRSILDLLKDAPRTTGELCEHFEETLDRCTVMQHLKVLEKAELVLSHKEGRTRWNHLNAAPIQDIHARWISAYATHAVKLLTKLKRDLEED, translated from the coding sequence ATGTCAAGGAGCGACCGGGACGACCTCATCTTCAAGGCGCTGGCGGACTCGCGCCGGCGGTCCATCCTGGACCTGTTGAAGGACGCACCGCGCACGACGGGGGAGCTGTGCGAGCACTTCGAGGAGACCCTGGACCGCTGCACCGTGATGCAGCACCTCAAGGTGCTGGAGAAGGCGGAGCTGGTGCTGTCGCACAAGGAGGGGCGGACGCGGTGGAACCACCTCAACGCGGCGCCCATCCAGGACATCCACGCGCGGTGGATCAGCGCCTACGCCACGCACGCGGTGAAGCTGCTGACGAAGCTGAAGCGGGACCTGGAGGAGGACTGA
- a CDS encoding alkaline phosphatase D family protein, which translates to MKLLLGPILYARAQATPDPKSHDVWSFFVNVFLDSTSAKKPPALRLCFQDVKGKRVAVFDEVKAAVDFTALPKNTRGVVWRWEVVLPRKDVAQRLSYQFESPDTPGVPVTFERPPPRDDRPWSSTVIPPEPLVVSDVVIPARGVSPNIAFFSCNGASRASDWSDLAQPFALWERMLQHHLKDPVDPAKTPGFQLLLGGGDQLYADSLHNTMDVLNAFMKLPRSERMTLPVPDGLAERLLVEYVWLYRERWGGSQGIAPLLGRVPGLFMWDDHDIFDGWGSHEELQQAPWYRALYSAAARAFEAFQRGWLEQPAEAREPDDRGVTQPVRHYFQTFCFSTADCDLDVVLLDLRSGRTSRVIDTEDAHPQSEFTVMSRSQWDAFDAWREEHRRRPENGKKARHVLVVSSVPLVHLRFGPAMERMSGGGVGLRDDLLDQWESAVHRGERTRMLMNLFSLAKKSYCAVTVLSGDVHVGARARVRSRNPDHLVPALGTVGEVFIEQATSSPIVHPPPGWLAFKGMLALSEGSREDLPGFLHTELLPVGKELYLRDRNWLSIRLERPKHHDTTARPKLWVKWIAEKEVLPMEVVVEPPPFPTG; encoded by the coding sequence ATGAAGCTCTTGCTGGGACCCATCCTGTACGCCAGGGCGCAGGCCACGCCGGACCCGAAGTCCCACGACGTGTGGAGCTTCTTCGTCAACGTGTTCCTCGACAGCACGTCGGCGAAGAAGCCCCCGGCGTTGCGGCTGTGTTTCCAGGACGTGAAGGGCAAGCGGGTTGCTGTATTCGACGAGGTGAAGGCCGCCGTGGACTTCACCGCGTTGCCCAAGAACACCCGGGGCGTGGTGTGGCGCTGGGAGGTCGTCCTGCCGCGCAAGGACGTGGCCCAGCGGCTGTCGTATCAGTTCGAATCACCAGACACGCCCGGCGTGCCGGTGACCTTCGAGCGTCCACCGCCGCGAGACGACCGGCCGTGGTCCTCCACGGTCATCCCGCCGGAGCCGCTGGTGGTGTCGGATGTCGTCATTCCGGCGCGGGGTGTATCGCCGAACATCGCGTTCTTCTCCTGCAACGGCGCCAGCCGTGCGAGTGATTGGAGCGACCTGGCGCAGCCCTTCGCGCTCTGGGAGCGGATGCTGCAACACCACCTGAAGGACCCGGTGGATCCAGCGAAGACGCCGGGGTTCCAGCTGCTGCTCGGGGGTGGGGATCAGCTCTACGCGGACTCGCTGCACAACACGATGGATGTGTTGAACGCGTTCATGAAGCTGCCCCGTTCGGAGCGGATGACGCTGCCGGTTCCGGACGGGCTGGCGGAGCGCCTGCTCGTGGAATACGTCTGGCTCTACCGGGAGCGGTGGGGCGGGAGCCAGGGCATCGCGCCGTTGCTCGGGCGGGTGCCGGGCCTCTTCATGTGGGACGACCACGACATCTTCGACGGGTGGGGTTCGCACGAGGAGCTCCAGCAGGCCCCCTGGTACCGGGCCCTCTACAGCGCGGCGGCGCGGGCCTTCGAGGCCTTCCAGAGAGGCTGGCTGGAGCAGCCGGCGGAGGCGCGCGAGCCGGACGACCGGGGCGTGACGCAGCCCGTGCGGCACTACTTCCAGACGTTCTGTTTCTCCACGGCGGACTGCGACCTGGACGTGGTGTTGCTGGACCTGAGGAGCGGGCGGACCAGCCGGGTCATCGACACGGAGGACGCGCATCCGCAGTCCGAGTTCACGGTGATGAGCCGGTCGCAGTGGGACGCGTTCGACGCCTGGCGGGAGGAGCACCGCCGACGGCCGGAGAACGGCAAGAAGGCGAGGCACGTGCTGGTGGTGTCGTCGGTGCCGCTGGTGCACCTGCGCTTCGGGCCGGCGATGGAGCGCATGAGCGGAGGAGGCGTCGGCCTGCGTGACGACCTGTTGGACCAGTGGGAGTCCGCGGTGCACCGCGGCGAGCGCACGCGGATGTTGATGAACCTGTTCTCGCTGGCGAAGAAGTCCTACTGCGCGGTGACGGTGTTGTCCGGGGACGTGCACGTGGGGGCCAGGGCGCGGGTGCGTTCACGCAACCCGGACCACCTGGTCCCGGCGCTGGGCACGGTGGGGGAGGTGTTCATCGAGCAGGCGACGTCGTCGCCCATCGTGCACCCGCCGCCGGGGTGGCTCGCGTTCAAGGGGATGCTGGCGTTGTCGGAGGGTTCGAGGGAGGACCTGCCAGGGTTCCTGCACACGGAGCTGTTGCCGGTGGGCAAGGAGCTGTACCTGCGGGACCGCAACTGGCTGTCCATCCGGTTGGAGCGGCCCAAGCACCACGACACGACCGCGCGTCCGAAGCTGTGGGTGAAGTGGATCGCGGAGAAGGAGGTCCTGCCCATGGAGGTGGTGGTGGAGCCACCGCCCTTCCCCACCGGTTAG